A region from the Aegilops tauschii subsp. strangulata cultivar AL8/78 chromosome 5, Aet v6.0, whole genome shotgun sequence genome encodes:
- the LOC141022886 gene encoding uncharacterized protein, with amino-acid sequence MARCTWALSDEEIVDRMRENGQTSAKHWLFDLYDTLNHGKFTKMAVTLWAIWFARRKAIHENIFQSPQQTSSFVNSYLQELQTIPKQSRQASIIVSQSATAPRWLPSEEGVAKINVDGAISGDGNVGVAAAICRDHTGEYLGSSAVVFRGITDPLILEVFACREAMALAEDLNIHRLRIANDCQGVIADINSGSRGPHATILHEISERKSLFLSCNFVFERRNFNFEANDLAKFASSLSVMDFDYVIWSLRQADAVVPIGKNRLA; translated from the coding sequence ATGGCTAGGTGTACATGGGCGCTATCTGACGAGGAGATTGTGGACAGAATGAGGGAGAATGGTCAGACAAGTGCCAAGCACTggctgtttgatctttatgacaCTTTGAATCATGGAAAGTTCACAAAAATGGCTGTGACCCTGTGGGCTATTTGGTTTGCAAGGCGTAAGGCGATCCATGAAAACATTTTCCAGAGTCCACAACAAACTAGTTCCTTTGTGAACTCATATCTTCAGGAGCTACAAACTATCCCTAAACAGTCCAGACAGGCGAGCATAATTGTGTCACAATCAGCGACTGCTCCTCGATGGCTTCCTTCGGAGGAGGGGGTAGCGAAGATCAATGTGGATGGGGCCATTTCTGGTGATGGTAATGTGGGTGTTGCAGCAGCTATATGCCGGGATCACACAGGAGAATACCTCGGCTCTTCAGCTGTTGTGTTCAGAGGCATCACGGATCCTCTGATCCTTGAAGTTTTTGCATGCAGAGAAGCAATGGCCTTGGCAGAAGACCTCAACATCCATAGGCTAAGGATTGCTAATGATTGTCAGGGGGTGATAGCGGACATCAACTCTGGGAGCAGAGGGCCACATGCAACGATCCTACATGAAATATCAGAACGGAAGAGTCTTTTTCTTTCTTGCAATTTTGTTTTTGAACGTAGAAATTTTAATTTCGAGGCTAATGATCTCGCCAAGTTTGCTAGTAGTCTTTCG